Below is a genomic region from Eupeodes corollae chromosome 1, idEupCoro1.1, whole genome shotgun sequence.
tttaaaaacataaaaatgaaaacaaaaataaaacagcataggtgttcatatatgtatgcgtttcgccccgatgtcgctgtgtgaactagggccttgccAAACAAACTTCTTCAGCTAGCTCGGTCACAagctaaatgtctccagtttcgcgctccaagttgagtgaggtcactttacacttgtgcgcgccaccttatCCGCGGTCATTcctactgcgctgtcctctgggtgtggattcgaagactttccgggctggagcattggttttcatgtgttttacgtgacccagccatctaacccttagaatttttctctcgaagcgtcctaagacgttctcatctttctttgacagggtccagcctcggcgccataaatgagaatcgggatgatgagtgtcttataggtgGTGATTTTTaatgctcgaaagaggactttatttctcaattgccttctaagtccaaagaagcagcgatttgcaagagttattcttcgtttgatttcagcgctggtgtcgttatctgtgtttaaagcggtgcctaggtagacaaagtccttaaccacctcgaagttatagctgtccatggtgacttCTTGTCCAATAcatcgtcgttcaatgtccctttttgatgacagcatatacttggtcttgccctcattgaccacttaacccatattcttcgcttccgtcCCAATGCTCAATaacgctccattgacatcacgctttgatcgtCCAATTtcgtcaatatcatctgcgtatccgagtaattggatggacctttggaagattttgcctctagtgttgacgattgagttttgcacatttctttccagaacgatgttgaagaagtcgcatgacagtgcatcgccttttctaaaaccttttttgacatcaaatgcatcggtaagatcatttccaaccttgatagagtagcgtgcattttccatcgtcattttacacaaacggataagtttgacagggatgccaaaactagacattgccctgcagagctcttccctatagatgctgtcatacgcggctttaaaatcgataaagagatggtgggtatcgatatGAGGTTCCTGAGTTTttcccaagatctgccgtagtgtgaatatttggtcgatagtggactttcccggtctgaagccacactgataaggacctatcaggttattgacgaacggcttcagacgttaacATAATACGACTGATTGgattttatatgcaatgttaagaagactgatgcctcagTAGTTTGCGCAATTTAGAGGGcatccttttttatgtatcgagCAAACTATGCTCAGctttcactcatcgggcatgctttctcacgaccatattttgcagatgagttggtgcttgtttcctaccaagtcattgtcttctgatttaaataatttggcaGCGATGCTATCAGCTCcaacagctttgtttgacttcagttagatatagctatcttcacttcgtctaggtcgggtaggcggaactgatgatctgcgtcgcctaggttgagtggttatatcttccttacagcggaatttggttcgtcatcgacgttatataatttggagaatggtctttccatattctcaacatagactgcggttctactacgatgttcccctgatcgtccttacagggtTTGgatcgtggctggtacccttggaaggttttttttaccttttggtaaaatttactcattcctgttgtgacatctctcTATATCCTCGATCGCtctcttctcatgctctctttttttcatctaagaagccagtgattttctcttctcttctgctcgtagagctcgcgagcaactctggtccttctgtgcagctcCGTtatgtatgcctcttgtttttCCCGCGtgcgcttgctggcattcgtcgtcaaaccagggtttcgctgttgtggccgtgtgaaacctagcacttcagaggcggcatctctgatggctgctaggcaatattgccactggttttgaatgcttaatgcaggcagcataggactccttaagagatcgttagagactcgatcggaaacggatatggcagtctcttgcgattgtagccgtctaacgtcgaatcttctcaccttgttttggcttggatcgggatatccgtagccgcaCCTTgcctacaacgaggtagtggtccgagtcaatgttggcccctcggaaattTCGGGCATCCTGTATATTGGAGAactgtcgtgcgtcgatcgcaatatggtcaatctggtagaCAGTTGCTTGATCAAACATTCCCaataattatgaaacaaaagGTCTCTTAAATGACTACCTCGGATGGCTTCACAGTAGCGCATTCTGTCACTCCAAAATTcaaagacttcttgccttatgTTCCTCTTTCTAGGCCCTTATGTTTCCCCACAAATTAACACTATCAAAATTACACTATTTAGGAACTTGGTGCAGAGCTCCAATGGCTGAGCCAGAGCTCCATCGTCCTtgcttaagtaaaaaaaatattggtttacaTGGATCTATAACGCCTTTCGAGGTTAACATGCATCTCGTTGGAAAAGACGACTTTCGATCGTTCGATCCCTGCttacaaattgacaaatcctctaagagtaattcttgtcatgaaaagtgctttctaagaTTAGGCGTTTGGAtttagcttaaaactgtaggtcccctccatccctgacaacagcactagtacacaaaaatggttgagagttgtaagtcactaggttctACGTACTTttgcgctacctaatttattttttaaggctaAAAAAAAGAGCGATAACAAAGTTAATGGTCGTGCGCCCTCAATTGCTGagtcaacaataaaaaaaccttattcTCAGGCTAGTGCGTCGAATGTTGAGCTCTCAAGATCGATGGGTAGACCTGTTCATAAATCACAATCTCCGATCAGCATCCAAAATCTGTTCTGTGTGCACGAAACTACGATGGGGACCACTctcttattttggaaataagtgTTTTTTGAATAGATAGCCATCACTGAAAAGTTTTTGATTACGCACTTTGCATAAATTATATACGATCAAATTTTAACATTGCTTGCATCAAAAAATTTCCACCAAATTTGGGATcaaattcttgttattttgaaaatatacgaaTTAAAACAACTATTCATtcttatgttaaaattttaatttatttctgaaCAAACAATATTTCCCCACCAACTCGCCAGGACTTACAAAAACTCTTCACCACATTCGACATTTTTTAGTTGGATTCATCTTACTGCCCACAGGACACTGGAAAACATCTGAGAAATCTTCAAAGTTCGCTAGAGCACCAATGACCCTAAACTTTCCTGGACAATGGAAATTTGTCTGCAGCCGATTTTCCAATGCTTCTGGTCGTATTGCATTGCACCATGATTGACCataagcaacaaaaaataattggtcATTGGTTAAATTCAAACCAGGCATTGCTTCAGTTGAGTctctttttgactttttattagCAATCTGCCATTTGCGATAGACTCGGAAGGCTTGGCGTACGCCTCCGTTATCGGCAATATTCTCTCCCTTTGACATAATTCCCGGTAAAAACTTTCCATTTACTGAAAAGTTTCCATATTGATCTACGAAACATTTCTCTCTTTCTTGGAATCCCTTGACAGCCTCCATACTCCACCATGGGATCATATTGCCAGCTGAGTCAAATTCCCTGCCAACATCATCAAAACCATGTGTCAGTTCGTGGCCTACAAATGCCCCCATTGAACCATAGTTGAGAGCTCGCGGGAAATTCTTATGAAAAACTGGAGGTTGCAAAATCCCAACAGGAATTACGATTCGATTGTTGGTCTGTTCGAAGAACGCATTAACTACAGCTGGTGCTGACGGCCACATTTCCTTGTCAacgtttttcgaaaatcgtaCCCTACGCTCTCTGGAGGAATATTTAACCAAGTTGAGCGTGTTTTCAAAGCGTTTCTCTGGCATAACCTTTAAATCACTATAAAGCTTGTTGAGCTCTGTTGGGTTCAGTATAAAATCTGGGTAGCCGACAGCAAGCtttgttttattgactttattATGTGCTAGTTCCTTTGTTCTCTCATCGATCCATTCAAGACCCATCAGTGTCTCTGTAAAGGCATCCTTAACCTCACTTAAAAGTCCAActgtttcatttttactatcTTCATCGAAATAACGCTGCACAAACATAGCCCCAGTGGCCATGCCCACTTGAGTGTTCACCTCTTTAAGACATTCTTTCCATCGAGGAAGAGGTTCTTTCTGTCCAGTTAGAGCCTCTTTGAAAGTCTGCAAAGCTGCTCGAAAGTTTTCATCCAAACCATCGAGGAACGGATGAATACCTCGCCATATCATATAATTGGCAAGGGTTTTCGGTTCGACGTCCTTCAAAAGACGCGTTAAATTGCCATAGTAGTTGGCCGAAAGAACAACAATTGTTTGATTGGGGTGAAGTCGAGTTTCAAGGATACCAGAAAAGAAAGCTATCCAATCTATATTTTCGTATTCAATATTAAGTTCGGCGATCGTTTTCGGAATGTACATTTCGTTGAGGTCGACACGAACATGAGGATCAGTAGTGATGTTTGCCaattggatttcaaaatcaacaatttccTTGGAAGTTTCTTCGGCTTTTTCGGGATCGACATCAAGAAGTCTTAGAACTGTCACGATAAGGTtcctgaaagaaaaaaaatatttaaagtgtgACATTAAGATAACAACAGTTTCTGCACGAAGCCTTTAAAATGAGCCACTCCGGAAAGTGTGAATTCGACTTTAA
It encodes:
- the LOC129941309 gene encoding neprilysin-4-like, whose translation is MKVNLVGSIFVLIVFSCLHCDVFCLPNPRGTTKDNVLNTVDSPLKVTRKNSSSSNDEAATITANIAAASGHGSQPYSSLWKVFDSEESIRAIQAKIMKSYMNFSVDPCDDFYEYACGNWENVHPIPKDKSEYSLFSLLNNNIQNELREILTQPITSINHSKQELSAEEKAKVYFMTCIDEETINRRGVDPLLYFIDELGGWPVLDENNWSEKEFDWLQLSIKTTLLGYPAVIFSDVEMDLRNSTRYAIYLEEGRLGLSNRDDYLNSDNEDHLDAYRNLIVTVLRLLDVDPEKAEETSKEIVDFEIQLANITTDPHVRVDLNEMYIPKTIAELNIEYENIDWIAFFSGILETRLHPNQTIVVLSANYYGNLTRLLKDVEPKTLANYMIWRGIHPFLDGLDENFRAALQTFKEALTGQKEPLPRWKECLKEVNTQVGMATGAMFVQRYFDEDSKNETVGLLSEVKDAFTETLMGLEWIDERTKELAHNKVNKTKLAVGYPDFILNPTELNKLYSDLKVMPEKRFENTLNLVKYSSRERRVRFSKNVDKEMWPSAPAVVNAFFEQTNNRIVIPVGILQPPVFHKNFPRALNYGSMGAFVGHELTHGFDDVGREFDSAGNMIPWWSMEAVKGFQEREKCFVDQYGNFSVNGKFLPGIMSKGENIADNGGVRQAFRVYRKWQIANKKSKRDSTEAMPGLNLTNDQLFFVAYGQSWCNAIRPEALENRLQTNFHCPGKFRVIGALANFEDFSDVFQCPVGSKMNPTKKCRMW